A stretch of Calditrichota bacterium DNA encodes these proteins:
- a CDS encoding FecR domain-containing protein, producing MKQLQYIFLIVLFLLPAAFAQKQSSAKIKFVIGDVQRLPAKQTSWLKAKINGRVYQGDRIKTASNSRVEIEMPDGSKLRIDQSTIFDIKEIKTKDEDGEDKMSFSLWAGNIWAKFKKVVSGRQSRRIESPSAVVAIRGTELEVNVNQQLTTKVSVTEGLVAVSSKDADGQVLVGANQQTTVQKGQAPTEPTQSTGQNQQTTPSDFVLQVDKIPAQQTDPAVLGSGIQISGRTVAGARVMAAGVPINVAPNGQFSGKVTIREGFNNIRVAAEKDGKSAVETVRLFVNTRRPQIQLSSPLVSGFLNKRNYSLSGAVFDETPLDKIKVFFNGDEVAEVRGRGTFNRTVILHEGRNDIKIAAIDLSKNSVEMAERIFLDTVKPIITITEPAQTNFFRLEPPPPPDRINNARGERFLQIIRGVIIDPQPSSQLKRILINGKEIQPNTDGSFQTEIYLVRGENPLQIYAEDLAGNITRDNTRRIIIR from the coding sequence ATGAAACAACTTCAATACATATTTCTAATTGTTCTGTTTTTATTGCCTGCAGCATTTGCCCAAAAGCAAAGTTCGGCCAAAATTAAATTTGTTATTGGTGATGTACAGCGCTTGCCTGCTAAACAAACATCCTGGTTAAAGGCAAAAATTAATGGACGTGTTTATCAGGGCGACCGCATTAAAACAGCCTCTAACTCGCGGGTGGAAATTGAAATGCCCGATGGTTCGAAATTAAGAATCGACCAGAGCACAATTTTTGATATAAAAGAAATAAAAACCAAAGATGAAGATGGCGAAGATAAAATGTCTTTTTCTTTGTGGGCGGGAAATATTTGGGCCAAGTTTAAAAAAGTGGTCAGTGGCCGCCAAAGCCGCAGAATTGAAAGTCCGAGTGCTGTTGTGGCTATCCGTGGAACGGAGCTGGAAGTTAATGTTAACCAGCAATTAACCACCAAAGTAAGTGTAACAGAGGGTCTGGTAGCAGTATCATCCAAAGATGCAGATGGACAGGTTTTAGTTGGTGCAAATCAGCAAACAACGGTTCAAAAAGGGCAGGCACCAACCGAGCCGACTCAATCCACCGGCCAGAACCAGCAAACCACGCCAAGTGATTTTGTTTTACAGGTAGATAAAATTCCGGCTCAACAAACTGATCCTGCTGTATTAGGAAGTGGCATTCAAATTAGCGGACGTACAGTTGCAGGCGCAAGAGTTATGGCTGCCGGAGTACCAATCAATGTAGCGCCAAACGGACAGTTTTCCGGAAAGGTTACGATCCGCGAGGGATTTAATAATATTCGGGTTGCTGCAGAAAAAGATGGCAAGTCCGCAGTAGAAACTGTACGCCTTTTTGTAAATACGCGCCGTCCGCAAATTCAGCTTTCATCACCGTTGGTTAGCGGTTTCTTAAATAAACGCAATTATAGTTTAAGTGGTGCTGTCTTTGATGAAACACCTCTTGATAAAATAAAAGTATTTTTTAACGGAGATGAAGTTGCCGAAGTACGGGGTCGTGGTACATTTAACAGAACAGTTATTTTGCATGAAGGGCGCAACGATATCAAAATTGCAGCTATTGATCTTTCTAAAAACTCAGTGGAAATGGCCGAAAGAATATTCCTGGATACGGTAAAACCAATCATTACAATAACCGAGCCTGCACAAACTAATTTTTTTAGATTGGAGCCGCCACCGCCACCAGATAGAATCAATAATGCCCGTGGCGAAAGATTTCTCCAGATTATCAGAGGTGTTATAATTGATCCGCAACCTTCTTCACAGCTAAAACGAATTTTGATTAACGGTAAAGAAATACAGCCAAATACCGATGGTAGTTTTCAGACCGAAATCTATTTGGTCCGTGGCGAAAATCCTTTGCAAATTTATGCAGAAGATTTGGCCGGAAACATTACCCGCGATAATACAAGACGGATTATTATTCGATAA
- a CDS encoding response regulator: MSNGLSHKVLLVEDEAVTHRAICKTFEKHKYNYVGVKCLSDAMVKVKTEHFDIIFSDIVLPDGSGLELLDAVHNYLLDVPFVVITASENEQLLQSALSKGASDFLSKPFNLQNIPTIISRNIERKRIEHDRQNPRNATALLKAIKALISALEAKDSYTSGHSMRVAHYAKLMGDELNLTDDQKYCLNLSAILHDIGKIGLSDHILKKNSSLLESEYHEAKEHPLIGSKIVGNIDELHEVAAIIRHHHERFDGNGYPDGLKGEAIPILARVLAIVDTYEAIVSRRYYGTEETPQRAFFELEKNAGTQFDPELVKIFVRLGKHPEFFNIKDEFI, translated from the coding sequence ATGAGCAATGGATTGAGTCATAAGGTTTTATTAGTTGAAGATGAGGCAGTAACTCATCGCGCAATTTGTAAAACATTTGAAAAACACAAATATAACTATGTTGGGGTAAAGTGCCTTTCTGATGCTATGGTAAAAGTAAAAACAGAGCACTTTGATATCATTTTTTCAGACATAGTTTTACCGGATGGATCTGGTTTAGAGCTTTTGGATGCTGTTCATAATTATTTGCTGGATGTACCATTTGTTGTTATTACTGCCTCCGAAAATGAACAATTGCTTCAGTCGGCATTAAGTAAAGGAGCATCAGATTTTTTATCCAAGCCATTTAACCTGCAGAATATCCCAACCATTATCAGTCGAAATATTGAACGAAAACGCATCGAACATGATCGTCAAAATCCACGTAACGCAACCGCCCTTTTAAAAGCTATTAAGGCATTGATTAGTGCTTTAGAAGCGAAAGATAGCTATACTTCCGGCCATTCTATGAGAGTGGCTCATTACGCAAAATTAATGGGAGATGAGCTTAATTTGACTGATGACCAAAAATATTGTTTAAATCTTTCGGCGATTTTACACGATATCGGAAAGATTGGTCTTTCTGACCATATTCTGAAAAAAAACAGTTCATTACTGGAAAGTGAATATCACGAGGCAAAAGAACATCCGCTAATCGGCAGTAAAATAGTTGGTAATATCGATGAGCTACATGAGGTTGCAGCTATAATTCGGCATCATCACGAGCGGTTTGATGGCAATGGTTATCCTGATGGTTTAAAAGGAGAGGCCATACCAATATTGGCCCGTGTTCTCGCCATCGTAGATACTTATGAAGCTATCGTTTCCCGAAGATATTATGGAACGGAAGAAACTCCTCAGAGGGCCTTTTTTGAATTGGAAAAAAATGCCGGTACTCAATTTGATCCGGAGCTTGTAAAAATATTTGTCAGGCTAGGAAAACACCCGGAATTTTTTAATATAAAAGATGAATTCATATAA
- a CDS encoding acyl-CoA dehydrogenase, translated as MFQGLDYYNITDQLSEDELMIRQTVREFVDEKFMPVIQKHHRESTFPMDIIPQLGEMGLLGVTVPEKYGGPGLSNFVYGLVMQELERGDSGLRSFASVQGSLVMFPIKAYGSEEQKNKWLPKLASGEKIGCFGLTEPDFGSNPNGMLTKAKKTNDGWLLNGSKMWITNGTLADVAVIWAKTEDGVKGFLVEKGTPGFTATALSGKFSLRASDTAELSFQDCLIPEENRLPDISGLKGPLSCLNEARYGISWGVIGAAMACYDEALSYSKDRIQFDRPIAGFQLTQEKLVEMVTEITKAQLLNYQLGRLKDQGKARHYHVSLAKRNNVNNALKIARSTRTILGANGISDEYQAMRHSMNLESVLTYEGTHEIHTLIVGQHITGESAFK; from the coding sequence ATGTTTCAGGGTCTTGATTATTATAACATAACAGATCAGCTTTCCGAAGATGAATTGATGATCCGGCAAACTGTCCGCGAGTTTGTGGACGAAAAGTTTATGCCTGTAATTCAAAAACATCACCGTGAAAGCACTTTTCCAATGGATATTATTCCCCAATTGGGTGAAATGGGTTTATTGGGTGTTACCGTTCCTGAAAAATATGGTGGACCGGGATTATCTAACTTTGTTTATGGGTTAGTTATGCAAGAACTGGAAAGAGGCGATTCCGGTTTAAGGTCTTTTGCTTCTGTTCAGGGTAGCCTGGTAATGTTTCCAATAAAAGCATATGGATCGGAAGAACAGAAAAACAAATGGTTGCCAAAACTGGCATCGGGCGAAAAAATTGGGTGTTTTGGATTAACCGAACCTGACTTTGGATCCAACCCAAATGGAATGCTTACTAAAGCTAAAAAGACGAATGACGGCTGGTTACTTAATGGTTCAAAAATGTGGATCACTAATGGTACACTTGCTGATGTAGCGGTTATCTGGGCAAAAACGGAAGACGGAGTAAAAGGCTTTTTGGTTGAAAAAGGAACACCGGGTTTTACAGCTACTGCGCTCAGTGGTAAATTTTCTTTACGTGCCTCCGATACGGCTGAGTTAAGTTTTCAGGATTGCCTAATTCCTGAAGAAAACAGATTGCCGGATATCAGCGGATTAAAAGGGCCGTTATCCTGTTTAAACGAAGCTCGATATGGAATTTCCTGGGGTGTAATTGGTGCAGCCATGGCGTGTTATGATGAGGCTTTGTCCTATTCTAAAGATCGTATTCAGTTTGATAGACCTATTGCCGGATTTCAATTAACCCAGGAAAAACTTGTTGAAATGGTAACTGAGATTACTAAAGCACAACTTTTAAACTATCAACTTGGCCGGTTAAAAGATCAGGGTAAAGCGAGACATTACCATGTTTCGCTGGCTAAGAGAAACAACGTAAACAATGCTTTAAAAATCGCCCGTAGTACACGTACAATTTTAGGCGCTAATGGTATTTCAGATGAATATCAGGCAATGCGCCACTCAATGAATTTGGAATCTGTACTCACATATGAAGGTACACATGAGATACATACCTTAATTGTGGGGCAGCATATAACAGGTGAAAGTGCTTTTAAATGA